GTCCGGGTGAGGGTCTGTGCAGCTCAGGGCTGTGGCTGCCTCCCCATCCTGGCCCTCACCTGCCACCATTTACTGCAGGTGCCCCGGGGACCGCTGTGCTGCCGCCGCCGCTGGGTAGGTGGCTCTTTCTCAAGCTCCCGCCTGTCCTGTATGTCTGAGCCCCGCAGGGACCTGCACTGGGGCTCAGGGCTGAGCATCGTGACCAGGACACCCCCTTCTCTGATGGAAAGTGCTGTCCTTCCCTGTGTCCACCTGAGGGAATATATGGAGATCTGGGGGTGTCGAGGACAGAGGCCCCAGGCCCCACACAGCCACCTCTCTGGGGCCATCGCCTTGGTGGCTGGGGGGCTTGGCCCTTGAAAGCTGTGGCCCCTTGGACACTAGGTCTGTGTCCAAGGCAGAGCTGAGGGCAGTGGGCAGTCAGGATGATAAGCACATTCCACAGGCCTTACCCCCTCCCCAGATCATCCCTCTGATGCTCCTATCTGGGCCCACATACCTGGATTTTCCCACCTGCATTTTCCCGCCTGAGCCCTACACCTGTGCCTTCCACCTCGGCCCTGCACTCATGCCTCCCCACCTGTGCCTTCCCAGCTGTACCCACTATCTGGGCCCACACAGCTGGATTTGTCCACCTGTGCCCTCCCACGTGGGCCTTCCTTGCTCGTACCCACTACCTGGGCCTACAGGCCTGGATTCTTCCACCTGGGCCTTTCCACCTGTACCCACCACCAGGGCCCACACCCCTGGATTCTCCCACCTGGGCCCTCCACCTGGGCCTCTCGTGCGGTGGCCTCAACCTGTCTCTCCAAGGGAGGAGTGCCTGTTCAGGCAGCACAAAGGCCCACCTCTCCTGGGGTGCCCCCCATTGCTGTGAGGCTGAGGTCCTCCAGGGCCAGGGTCACAATGGCCCAGGCAGCCCAGGTGCACAGCAGGCCCTGCCTCCCACTGTGCCCCACAGCCCCTCCCTTGGCCCCTCCACCTGCCCACAAGGCCTGGGCCCTGCCTGAGATCACCTGCCTGGTCCTTGGCTCCCTCCTGGGCATCATCTCCCTGTTCCTGGGGACACAGTGGTGCCACCGCAGAGCAGCCTGCCGGGGTAGGTGGGCGTGCCCAGGTGTGGTGAGCAGGGGCCTGGGATGGGGAGGCTGGAGGGCATGCTATGTGGGCCCCGGTCATTGCAGACCCTGCATGCTAAGTGGCCTTCCCCATGGTGACTGTTCAGTGACTGTCCGTGGACCCATGAGTTGTTGGGGCCTCAGGGACCCTGAGTCTGAGTCTTGCTTTGCCCCCGCAATGTGCTGGATCTAGAAAATCCACGCTCCCAGGGCGGCCTGGAGTGAGAACCGGCTTCAGAATTCTGCTGACCCCTTATGACTTATGTGCAATTGGGGGGCTTTCCTGGGTGTGTTCAGAGGCTGAGACCACCGGTCCCACCCTAGGACAGCAGTCCTGGGTGCCCTGAGTAGAAAGTGGCCCCTGGTCAGGGGTCTTTGCTGTCTGTGGGGGCTGCTGACAGAGGAGCCAGGGGTGTTGGTGTGCATGAGAGACTgcaggggccaggcagggtgggctTAGACTGCAGGAGCATTTCTTCTAGAACATTCTGATGTGGCCTTTGCAGGTTGGGAGATGTCAGGCCATCTGTCCTCAGAGGGTGTCTATGAGGACATCGGAGACTTCCCCATGGGGGAGAAAGACGAGGGACCTGCAGCATCTGCGGACCTGGGCCTGGAGGAGGACTATGACGATGCGGGAGAGCCTGAGGACGGCTCtggggaggaggcggaggaggccaGCGTGCTGCTGAGCCCCGCAGGTGTGCACCTCTGTGCCCTGGCGTCCACGGCGCTCTTCCTGCTGTACTGCTCCGATGCAGAGGGCACTGCTCTGGCCAGCGCCTACATCGAAAGGACCTGAGAGCTGCTGCTCGTGTGTCCGTGACTTTCTCTCCTGTCTCAGGCCTGAGGCATTAGGACTTTTGGCTGTCCTTTCGAAGCTGCGTCTCCCAGTGGGTAGATGTGGACTTAGGGAGGTCGTAGGTCCATATTTGGGTTACTTTTGCAGCTGTGCAGTGTCCTTCCAGCACCTTGTCCCAGTTGGCTGCAGGAGGGGCCCTGGGCAGCCCAGGTCACTGTGAGAAGCCATATCACTGTCTCCCGACCCACCGTGTCCCATCCTTGTCGCTTTGTGGCTTTGCTTCCCAGCCAGAAACAGGACATGAGAACTCCTGGGGCTTTGAGAAATTGCTCAGCACCCCAGTGGACCCTGTGTCTGTCTCCCTAAACACAGGTGGGGCTCCTTTCAGCCTGGGTCCCGAAGCTGAAGCTGGGATGGAAGACCATGGTGGCCTCTGCCCCAGGACGTGATGGCCTGGAGCTGACGGTGGGGATGTCAGTGTGTTGAGAGAGTGGGATAAACCAGGGAGGGCTGGGGTCTTCATTGTCCTCACTCCCAAAACAGATGTTATTAAACTCCCTTTGAACTCACTCATGCATCATTAATTCAACCCAGAAACATTCAACAGACACCACCATGGTCCAGGTTCTGTTCTGGCCCAGccgtctgcctcagcctggtCCTTTGTCTTCTCATCTGAGGGCGACTTTGTGTGTTTCCAATCCCACATTGTTTTCACTGTTTTATTGAGTTGGGATGTGGGCTACCCCTCCTGGAACTCAGGCAGTGGTCTGCCAATCAGGCAACCTCTTGGATCATTTCTTGTCTCTGCTCCCACCTGACTTCCAAGGTTAGGGGCCCAACCTTCAGTGTGGCTCCCTGATGAACCACCCCTGGGTTCCCGCCTTTCATCTGCACACACAGTGCTTCAGGGGATAGTGAGGGTTCTGCTGGGCGCTTGGGGCCAGAATCTCCATTTCTTACAGCTGCGTTGCTCTGATAGGTCCCGAAGCTTTCCCTGACCATCATCCTCATTGCTGACCACACCCTGCCCGGACCTGACCCACCAACGATCCCACCCACCCAGGATTCCACCACTCAAGTCCCCATCAGGCATGTCTAGATCTTTTCTGACTTCTTCATCTCAGGTTTCAGCATACTGGTAACACCCAGGTCTAAACATCCAGTGAGTCCGTCACCTGTAGGGTCTTTCGGCCGTGCAGGCCTCTGTCTGGCCTCTGTGTTTGGCCTGGCGTGTGGGCAGTGTGCTGTTGGCCTCACTGATACCAGCTCCGTGAGCAATGATGACTCCCAGCTGCACCCTTGGTGTCTCTCTGcactctgcctcccctccccgAAACCACTCCTCTCTCCCAACTTCCTGGGATTGTGAGGGGGACCCCTGCTTGGGTCCAAGGACCACGTCGGGTGGAGAAGATAAACCAGAAGCCCCCTTCCTCAGACAGGAAGCCCAATGAGGGTGCTGAGGGGACGTCCAGAGCGCGTGGACAGGGCCTCCGGGCAGAAATGTGGTGCTGAGGACGTGTGGCCAGCTTCCTGGGATGCAGCTGAAGCAGCTCCTGATACAGCTGGGGGGCGGAGGGCTTACCTAACGTCTAAGCACACCCTACTCCACGAGAACCGGCAGGGCCTGCTGTCAGGGAACAACCCCTGATCGAGGGTTGGCCAACCTGGCTTGACTCTGTTCGAGGCATGTCCTTGGGGCCAAGGTCGGGGGTAGGGGATGTGGTTTGTCCCTGGGGTGGGTGAGGGCAGGGAGGCATGAGGTTTGTGGAGGGGCCGTAGGGGCGAGATCAGCAAGGTGGCAGGAAATGGGATGAGGTGTGAGCATGAGACACAGACCTGGAGGAcacctggggaacagagtgaggctgtcagTGCTGCGGGGAGGACCCTGGCATCACTGCCCGCTTCAGCCTTGCCCTTTGTGCCGGCCTCGCCCCTCCCATTTATTCCCCTAGGTCTCCCAGCAGCAGTGTTTTTATGAGTTTCTTTATGGTGATTGGCACAGACACGGGGACCTAGAGCTGtgtgcccccacccccgccaagGCCTCCCGAGGGCTTTTGCCATCCTGACTCCACGTGCAGGGCACTAAAGAGGCCGTTTGCAAGTTAGAGTGCAGGGAAGCACCTGAGGCAGCTGCAGGTCCCAGGTGCTGGGCTCCGGCACAAACAGCCTGGTGGATGGGTCTGTGGCCTTCTCTGGAAATCTTTTCCTCTCACTCTCCTGGTCTCCCACATAGAGATCTAAAAACCTGAGCCACCCTGTCCTGAACTGGTTCTCTGGCAAATCTACTGGAAATTAACCTTTATCGATATTATGCTGCTTATAAAATAACACATGCTTAattattgtaaatttaaaaacaggccagatggggtggctgatgcctgtaatcccagcactttaggagaccaaggcaggtgggtcacttgagtccaaaagttcgagaccagcctgggcaacatggtgaaaccccatctctgaaaacatgtaggTGGCATATTGACGTGCCCAAATGCAAGTGTTTATCCAGCCGAGCGGAAGGGCTGCCCCTTTCCGGCCTTGCCTCAGATGCCGCATCATTGATTTAATCCTCTGTTGGATTTGGCGGCTTCCCAAGGACACAGCCTCACAGGGAGGCCGTGCATCCCTTACGAATTCGGGTCGCAGGGCATACATGTGTTTCAGGATTTTGCTTCCATTGCTGGGTCTGTGTGTTCACAGCACATGAGCTTGGCACAACCCTAGGTCTTCAGCCGCACCTTTTGTGTGAGGCAGAGAAGGTCCATCCCTCCCCTGCCAGGCCCTGGTCTCAGCACCTGTGGCCACCAGGGCCTTGCTGAGAATGGGCCCTCACTGGTCCATCTCACACCTGAGGCTGCATCGGGCACCAGCTGCAGGaagcccagcctggtctcacCACACGCTGCTGGCACCGTCTGGGCTGAGGCACTGGTGACAGATGACAGCTCTGATATGGGGGGAGGAGGCAAGGGTGTGCACGGGCTTCCTTCTCAGAAAGGTGTCACATTGAGTCGGCGTCCACCTTCCGTCCGGGGGCAGAGCACATGTCCCTGCCGCGAGACCATCAGCCTGGGGAGCGGCAGCAGcagattggccaggcatggcatTGTTCCCTCTGGGGCTGTGGCCCCTGCTCCTGGACTGCTGGACCCTCCCTCCAGGTGAGTGTGCCGTTGCCTGCAGGGCGCGGGGGGTCGGAGCCCCGGTGTGCAGGACGTTCCATCTGGGAGGGGACCACGACACAACAGTGGTCCCGTCTGCTCCTTGGTGTGAATCCTGGGAGCCTCAGCTGGGGACCGCAGAGGGCTGGGGTGTCCTCTGCAGGGCTCATGAGTGGGCAGTGACCAGAGGCTTGTTTTCTGTGGGCCTTCCACATGCATGTGAAAGGCTGGGACCTTAACTTCATTGAATTTCCTCAGAAAATGGTCCATAAGCcatttttgttaacattttgttcatttttgttgacATGTAAGTTTGTTAATGTCATTGGTGACATCCAAATAACGCACAAGAAAAACTTGGGAAAATCAAGAGTAAGGTGTAAACTGGGCTGGAAGGTGAAAGTTAGATTTCTAACTTTGAAAGTTCCGGGCATAAAGTACTCAAGGGCACCTTTGCCATGACGCCTTTCCTATGTTCTTGTCCCCGAAGCTCCCGCTGCAGACTCCCTGGCCCTGGTGAGGGGTGGAAACCGCTGCGAGGGCCTCCTGCAGGTGCAGTCCCTGGGGCAGCAGGGCCTGGTGTGTGGGGACCGCTGGGGCCTGCGGGAGGCATCTGTGATTTGCAGGCAGCTGGGCTGCGGTCGTGCCCTCTATGTCCCCACATACGTGGTGTGGCCCCAGGAGGCCCAGCAGTCCTTGCTGCAGGGCGTGCAGTGCCAGGGTGTGGAGGCCTCGCTCTGGGACTGCTCCCTGGGGAAGTGGGGGTCGCCGCACGGCTGTGAGTGTGAGTGCATCGGTGCAGTCCACTGCTCAGGTAGGACGGGTGCCCCGGGAGCCACTTCTGCCAGTCTGTGGCCCTGTCCCCACCCACGATCTTCACTTTGGGGAGGAGGGTTGTTGCCTGAGTCCCCCAGGGTGGAAGACAAGACCCTTCTTCCTGGGGTGCCTGTGACTCCAGTGCTGTGACCCTCAGACCCTCATGGCACTGTATGACCCCACGTGTCCCCTCCAAAGGCCCAGACAGCACAGCACAACTGAGCAACACATTACACACCCAGGCCAGCCCTGGCCGGGACTCCAGCCCGAGTTCAGTCCTTCTGGGTTCAATTGACTCCTGGAGACCATCAAGCACTGGGGGCCAGTGGTGACCACAGGACCTTCTGAGGTGAAGggtccctctcttccttccctgagTGGCTAGCATGAGTAGAGGCACCAGCCTGGGGGCTCAGGCAGGTGTGAAGACTGGTGCTGAGTGAGGTGCTCCCTCCTGGCCCTCATCTCGGCTTTCTGCTCCTGTGCTCTCCCTTGTCAGGGCCCACTCAGGAGGCTCCGAGCTCCTGGATCTGCCCCAGATTTCAGCACCCCTGTCCCGCTCAGGCTCTGGCTGGGACCCTGCCCTTTCCCCTCTGCTGGATTGttggtgggaggcagaggctccaAGTGGCATATTTGAGGAGAAAGAGATGAGGGGCATTGACACAGGCAAGGAGAGGCCACTGGCACCAGAGGGCCTTGGCCTGCAAAATCCAAGGCATGAGCTCCAGAACCAGAGACAGCTGGCCCTGTGTGGAGACCACTGTGGGGGTATGACCAGGGGCCTGGGATACTGGCCTGCAGGGCTCCTCAGAGAGGAGCAGATGGGCCAATCTCCTGTCTACTGTCCTCTCCACCTGAGGGGCCCTCCCTGTGGGCAAGGCCCCAGAAGCCAGAGAGCATGGAGCTTGTCCTGACATCTATGCAGGTGGCCTCTTGGGCACAGGGTAGTGGGGAGAGGGGACCTAAAGTGGGCAGGTACAGCCTCTGGCTGCCTCCTCTGGGGTCCTGGGCCCAAAAGAAAGGCCTCTGTTGCAGATCCCCACACACCTCATCCTTCAACAAAGACCACTGCCTCAGTCCACATGCAGTCCACGTGTTAGGGGTGGGAGGACCGTGCGCCAGCAGAACTGAAGTGGGCACCTGTGTGTGCAGGAGGAAAGCTGGCCTCCTTGGAGCTGAGTGGCGGAGGCAGCCCCTGTGCGGGAACCCCCATGATCCGGATAACAGAAGGCCCTGTGATAAGGTGCGGCTTGCACCAGAAGGAGGCCAGCATCTTCTGCAGAAGGCTGGGGTGCGGCCCAGCGCTCCAGGCATCCAGGCCCCACCTCACAGGGCACCCAGGCTGGCTGGGCTCGAAAATCATTTCCTGCCAGGGAACAGAGTCCAGCATCTTCAACTGCAGGTTCAACCTGAACTTCCTGGACCTCTGTGACCTCCCAACAGACTCTGAGGTGGTGTGTGCAGGTAGGGACGCCCTTTCCTGAGAATCTCAGAGAAGGGAGGTGTCCACTCAGAGCAGTGCCGAGGACTAGGGGGATGGCCCTGGCCTAGGGGCCGTGGGGGTCTTGTCTCCTGGGGCTTCAGCGCCTGCCCAGCAAGGCCCCTATGCTGCTGCCCTCAGACTGCACCCCTGTCCTGGGGAGGGTGAGGGGCTGGTGGCCCAGGGGTCACCTGGGGAGATGGCTGACACTGATGGCAGCTCCTTCCTCGGGCCTCTGGCTGGGGTGTGGCTGGGCGCTGCGCTTAAAACTGACCAGGTGGTTGGAGTGACCTGCCAGGGACCAGGTCCAAGCCTGGGAGTGAGTGGGCTCCATGACACAGATGTGGAGGCCCCAGGCCCTGGGGGTAGAGATCCTTGTTTGGGGGTGGGGACTGTTGTTGCTGTCCGAATTCTGTGGGAGCCAGGACCCCAGGGAGATTGGAGGGTGGGAGTGGCCTCGGCCTGCACACCCCAGGACCTCTCCTGCCGCTTCAGAGCTCCGGGGGCCGGGCCAGCCCAGGTGGTCCTGGGTCCTCCCGCATCGGTCCTTCCCATGGGACCCGAGGGCCGCGGTCAGGTCGCTTCACCCCAGAGGCCTGCACGGAGCCGGTCCCGCCCTGTGCTCCAGTCCAGCGTCTGCCCCCAGGACACACCGAGGCCCGGCTGGTGGGCGGCGAGCACCCCTGCGCCGGGCGCCTGGAGGTGAGGCGGGGCCTGACCTGGGGCACCGTCTGCGACTCGGACCTGGACCTGGCCACGGCCCACGTGGTGTGCCGGGAGCTGCAGTGCGGGGCGGCGGTGTCCACGCCCGAGGGCGCCCGCTTCGGCCGGGGCTCGGGGCCGGTGTGGACCGAGGCCTTCCGCTGTGCGGGCAACGAGTCGCTGCTGTTCCACTGCCCGCGGGGGCGCGGGAGCCGGTGTGGGCCCGGCCGCGACGCGGGGCTCAGGTGCACGGGGGCAAGTAAGTCACCGGCGCGGGGCTCcggggctgggaggctgggctgtGCGGCGGGGACAGAGCTCGGGGCCCTGCGGGGTGCGGGCGCTGCCACTCCCTGGACGCCGAACCCGGCGCGCGCGCCCTGGGCCTGGGGCTGCGGGGACCCCCGAGCTTCCGTCCTCGCGCTCTCGCAGGTGTTTGTTGACCTTAAGTTGATCATCTTTGGAGGAATGTTTATTCAGGACCCTTTTCCATGCGGACCCTCCATCCCTGTCAGTGTATCACTGGAAAACATTTCCCCCCATTCTGTGGGAGTGTTTTTACTTCTGATAATGCCCCTTCTGCACAAGCTTTTAATTTCGATGGAGTCCTGTTTACCTGTTCATTCCCGTTTTGTTTCTTGAACGTTTgctgtcatatctaagaatccacTCTCTAATCCAAGGTCACGAAGACTCTTCCTGtggtttttttctcagttttatagCTTCAGCTCTTATTTGGTCTTTGACTTTGACTTacattttgtatatggtataaggaaaggGTTCCATTCATTCCTTTGCACGCGGCTATCCAGTTGTCCATTTGTTGAAGACGctattctttccttattttttgaaCGTACCTATTTATTGTTCTAAaatgacatataataattgtacgGTGTGATGTCTCAATACATATACACCTTTTGTAATGATTAGCTAATCTTTCCTTATTGAATTTTCTTCACACCATGTGAAAATCCATTGCCCCCCATGCATAGACTTATTTTGGGACATTCAATCTGTTCTGTTGACTTATGTGTGTATTGTTATGCCAGTAGCATACTGTGTTGATTACTGTAGTTCTGCAGTAGTTTTGACATAGGGAAATGAGTCCTGTAACTTTCTCTCTTTCagtattgttttggttatttaagGTCCCTTGAAATTCCatctgaattttaggatcagttcTTCTATCGCTGAACAAAAATTGGCTGtttggattttgatagggatttcacAGAACCTGTGGATTGGTTtgggagtattgccatcttaacaatctTTCAATCTATGAACATAGGATGTCTTTGCATTTGTTTAGATTTTCACTGattgttttcaaaaatgttttgtattttttagtgtacAAGTCTGTCTTGGACCTCCTtggtaaacattattattattatttcattcttttttaaatggacaCATTTTGGACACATGCTAATTTACACATTTATGGGGTGCAGTGCAGGGTTCCAGCGCACATATAtattgtgtaataatcaaatcaggcaATTCAGCATAACCATCACCTCAACATGATTATGTCTTTGTGGTGAggacattcaaaatcctctcttttagctattttgaaatatatagtacAATACTGTTAATTATATCCACCCGCCTGTGCTGTAGAACACTGAAacttttctttcctgtctctACCGTTGTACCAGTTG
This region of Gorilla gorilla gorilla isolate KB3781 chromosome 8, NHGRI_mGorGor1-v2.1_pri, whole genome shotgun sequence genomic DNA includes:
- the LOC134759258 gene encoding scavenger receptor cysteine-rich domain-containing protein SCART1-like, encoding MALFPLGLWPLLLDCWTLPPAPAADSLALVRGGNRCEGLLQVQSLGQQGLVCGDRWGLREASVICRQLGCGRALYVPTYVVWPQEAQQSLLQGVQCQGVEASLWDCSLGKWGSPHGCECECIGAVHCSGRTGAPGATSASLWPCPHPRSSLWGGGLLPESPRVEDKTLLPGVPVTPVL